A single window of Synechococcus sp. C9 DNA harbors:
- a CDS encoding transposase: protein MRRQIQGLIKPLLNLLPKNDYPVLDTRLFVLIWMHFILDARVATMRGLFFLLNHLNFKVDISTFSKACKHRSTEPFQVILRELQKRLKHHQGEFKHLFPLDSTIITLTSKLFWHYKQVKLTLGLDINEGNIGDESIIFGKTNDHKIGHLVIGTIPENAVGIMDRGFASWKLMDEMCKRNTLFIVRIRNNMKLQPDNPDIRVIQFFNEEENTEYRLATNVTSMTDEEICSAYRLRWRIELLWKALKMHLKLDRIITKNENGVRLQIYAVLIGYLILRLLEIGHNKTYELIDKLRYLQIEIGRHCSFMELVGVEPLVG from the coding sequence ATGAGACGACAAATTCAGGGACTTATCAAGCCCTTGCTGAACCTTCTTCCCAAAAACGACTATCCAGTCTTGGATACTCGCTTGTTTGTACTCATATGGATGCACTTCATTTTAGATGCAAGAGTCGCCACCATGCGGGGCTTATTCTTCCTCTTGAATCATCTCAATTTTAAAGTTGACATATCAACGTTTTCTAAGGCGTGTAAACATCGTAGCACCGAGCCGTTTCAAGTGATCCTAAGAGAACTGCAAAAACGGCTTAAACATCATCAAGGTGAATTTAAGCACTTATTCCCATTAGATTCTACCATTATCACCCTGACCAGCAAATTATTCTGGCACTACAAGCAGGTAAAATTGACGCTTGGCCTGGATATAAATGAGGGCAATATCGGTGACGAATCAATTATATTTGGAAAGACTAATGACCATAAAATTGGGCATCTTGTGATTGGGACGATACCTGAGAATGCCGTTGGTATCATGGATAGGGGTTTTGCTTCCTGGAAATTAATGGACGAAATGTGTAAACGAAATACATTGTTTATTGTGCGGATTAGAAATAATATGAAGTTGCAACCTGACAATCCGGATATTCGGGTAATTCAATTTTTTAATGAAGAGGAAAACACAGAATATAGGCTAGCGACTAACGTGACTTCGATGACGGATGAAGAGATTTGTTCAGCCTATCGTTTGCGCTGGCGAATTGAGTTGCTTTGGAAGGCACTAAAGATGCACTTGAAATTGGATAGAATCATTACCAAGAATGAGAATGGTGTGCGGCTACAGATTTATGCCGTATTGATTGGTTATCTAATTTTAAGATTGCTGGAGATAGGTCACAATAAGACCTATGAATTGATTGACAAGTTGCGATATTTACAAATAGAAATAGGCCGACACTGTAGCTTCATGGAACTCGTAGGGGTAGAGCCGCTCGTAGGATAA
- a CDS encoding CRR6 family NdhI maturation factor, with the protein MAAVQISLSREVIERLDLSPVQAVVLPDAVPPADLVVQFAIDYPRDPSDPRELSEVPEVRLWFIRLDAHYPWLPLFLDWQAELARYVAMLVPHQFSPQDGIQFNPEALDIFIMGKIFYLHHWFHSQGQERQGKLQQMAEVLGYQLDPQLFQLLAQAP; encoded by the coding sequence ATGGCGGCGGTGCAAATTTCCCTATCCCGAGAGGTGATTGAGCGATTGGATTTAAGCCCGGTACAGGCGGTTGTCCTGCCCGATGCGGTGCCCCCTGCCGATCTCGTGGTGCAGTTTGCCATTGACTATCCCCGTGACCCCAGTGACCCGCGGGAGTTGTCCGAGGTGCCGGAGGTGCGCCTGTGGTTTATCCGGTTGGATGCCCATTACCCCTGGTTGCCCCTGTTTTTGGATTGGCAGGCGGAATTGGCTCGCTATGTGGCGATGTTGGTGCCCCACCAGTTCAGCCCCCAGGACGGGATTCAGTTCAACCCGGAGGCGCTGGATATTTTTATCATGGGGAAAATTTTTTATCTGCACCATTGGTTCCACAGCCAGGGTCAGGAACGGCAGGGAAAACTCCAGCAAATGGCGGAGGTATTGGGGTATCAGCTTGACCCGCAGTTGTTTCAACTCTTGGCACAGGCACCCTAG
- a CDS encoding folate-binding protein gives MSLTALRTAQLQAGAQFHPDGYPLRFGQEQPTPTLLDRGMILFDRTHWGRLRLQGADRIRYLHNQSTNDIQSLRVGQGCDTVLVNSTGRTLDLTTVYVEPEWLTLITSPASHSSMHQWLEKYIFFADQVTIHDQRETTAMFTLMGAASHGLIAQLGAGHLATQPIGTHAYIHWQETAQETSILIANGTGLLNPGYTFIVPIESAVSLWQWLLAQGAMPWGDQAWEWLRIQQGRPAVGAELTTDYNPLEAGLWHDISFSKGCYIGQETIARLNTYQGVKQQLWGLKLTAPATPGTPIHIGEEKVGVLTSYTYYFEQAHLGLGYIRTRAGGAGLRVQIAGETAEVVDIPLAHRGYLSQTESKAEG, from the coding sequence ATGTCCCTCACTGCCCTCCGTACCGCCCAACTGCAAGCCGGTGCCCAGTTCCATCCCGATGGCTATCCCCTCCGCTTCGGTCAGGAACAACCAACGCCAACCCTTCTGGATAGGGGAATGATACTTTTTGACCGCACCCACTGGGGTCGCCTGCGTTTACAAGGGGCGGATCGGATACGTTATCTGCACAACCAAAGTACAAACGATATACAATCCCTGCGGGTGGGGCAAGGGTGTGATACGGTGTTGGTCAATTCCACCGGGCGTACTTTAGATTTAACCACTGTGTATGTGGAACCGGAATGGCTGACGTTGATTACCTCGCCCGCATCCCATAGTTCGATGCACCAATGGTTAGAAAAATACATTTTCTTTGCGGATCAAGTCACGATTCACGACCAACGGGAAACCACTGCCATGTTTACCCTGATGGGGGCGGCAAGTCATGGATTAATTGCTCAATTAGGGGCAGGACATTTGGCAACGCAACCAATCGGAACCCATGCTTATATTCATTGGCAAGAAACAGCTCAAGAAACGTCTATTTTGATTGCCAATGGCACGGGTTTATTGAACCCTGGTTATACATTCATTGTACCGATAGAATCTGCGGTGAGTCTGTGGCAATGGCTGTTAGCGCAAGGGGCAATGCCTTGGGGGGATCAGGCTTGGGAATGGTTGCGCATTCAGCAGGGACGACCGGCGGTGGGGGCAGAATTGACCACGGATTATAACCCTTTGGAAGCGGGATTATGGCACGATATTTCCTTTAGTAAAGGGTGTTATATCGGTCAAGAAACCATCGCCCGCTTGAATACTTATCAAGGGGTCAAACAACAGTTATGGGGCTTAAAATTAACCGCTCCTGCTACTCCGGGAACCCCCATTCACATTGGCGAGGAAAAAGTGGGGGTGCTGACCAGTTATACCTATTATTTTGAACAGGCACATCTGGGTTTGGGCTACATCCGCACCAGGGCTGGGGGAGCGGGGCTAAGGGTGCAAATTGCCGGAGAAACTGCTGAGGTGGTGGATATTCCCTTGGCGCACCGGGGGTATTTGTCACAGACTGAGTCAAAAGCTGAGGGGTAA
- a CDS encoding chromophore lyase CpcT/CpeT, whose amino-acid sequence MTHATDQKTLARWLAADFSNQAQALENPPFFAHIRVCMRPLPWSLLNGFSLYVEQAYDYELHSPYRVRVLKLITVNDHLEIENYYVQNEAQFYGASRDQKRLASLTAEQLTPLPGCNMIVTWDGQSFHGRVAPGKQCFVERRGKKTYLDSEFTINAQEFISLDRGRDPETDAQVWGAIAGPFQFVRVQSFAHEIL is encoded by the coding sequence ATGACCCACGCCACCGATCAAAAAACCCTAGCCCGTTGGTTAGCCGCCGACTTTAGCAATCAGGCACAAGCCCTAGAAAATCCGCCTTTTTTTGCCCATATTCGGGTCTGTATGCGTCCCTTACCTTGGTCACTTTTGAATGGATTTAGTTTATATGTGGAACAAGCCTATGATTATGAACTCCATAGCCCTTATCGGGTCAGAGTGCTGAAGCTGATCACGGTAAATGATCACCTGGAAATTGAGAATTATTACGTCCAAAATGAAGCCCAATTCTACGGTGCTTCCCGTGACCAAAAAAGGCTGGCTTCCCTGACGGCTGAGCAACTGACGCCCCTGCCGGGATGTAATATGATCGTCACTTGGGATGGTCAAAGTTTTCACGGACGGGTCGCCCCTGGCAAACAATGTTTTGTGGAACGGCGGGGCAAAAAAACCTATTTGGATAGCGAATTTACGATTAATGCCCAGGAATTTATTAGTTTAGACCGGGGGCGAGACCCGGAAACCGATGCACAAGTTTGGGGTGCGATTGCCGGACCATTTCAGTTTGTGCGGGTGCAAAGTTTCGCCCATGAAATTCTTTAA
- the amt gene encoding ammonium transporter: MAGKGWMRRWWATVFLVVLLVGLSTLNFAPTVAQTPSLTTTPKPVETIAPQPANSEALTLEALQEKIAALQEKEQTQKVNLDTVWVLYTGVLVFFMNAGFCMLETGFCRQKNAVNILSKNLIVFALSTVSFWAIGFGIMFGDGSPFFGGNGWFLQGADNSPATGDAYQGIFTSLSWAGVPLVAKFFFQLVFAGTAATIVSGAVAERIKFAAFFLFSLLLVGLAYPVTGHWIWGGGWLSQAGFFDFAGSTVVHSVGGWAALVGAIMLGPRIGRYQQGKSVAMPGHNLAISTLGGLILWLGWFGFNPGSTLAADAAQIAHVTLTTNLAGSLGGIAAALTSWIYFGKPDLSMVINGILAGLVAITAPCDYVNFTSAVVIGLVAGVLVVFSVSFIDNLKIDDPVGAVSVHLVCGIWGTLALGLFSVGKGGYPWLEEVEIGSGFLLTGDATQLFHQVTGVVAVGIYTVIFSVLAWGLIRATAVGLRVPPEEELRGLDLGEHGMEAYTGFAKE; the protein is encoded by the coding sequence ATGGCAGGAAAAGGGTGGATGCGGCGGTGGTGGGCAACGGTGTTTTTGGTTGTCCTGTTGGTGGGTTTGTCCACGTTGAATTTTGCCCCGACGGTCGCCCAAACGCCTAGCCTTACAACCACACCTAAACCAGTGGAAACAATAGCTCCGCAACCGGCTAACTCAGAGGCATTGACTTTGGAGGCATTGCAGGAAAAAATTGCCGCCCTGCAGGAAAAAGAGCAAACTCAGAAGGTGAATTTAGACACGGTTTGGGTGTTGTACACCGGGGTATTGGTATTTTTTATGAATGCGGGTTTTTGTATGTTGGAAACGGGGTTTTGCCGTCAGAAAAATGCGGTGAATATCCTGTCAAAAAATTTAATTGTGTTTGCCCTTTCAACGGTGTCCTTTTGGGCGATTGGGTTTGGGATTATGTTTGGGGATGGGTCGCCCTTTTTTGGGGGCAATGGTTGGTTTTTGCAGGGGGCGGACAATAGCCCGGCGACGGGGGATGCGTATCAGGGAATTTTTACATCTTTGAGTTGGGCAGGGGTGCCCCTGGTAGCGAAATTCTTTTTCCAGTTGGTGTTTGCGGGGACGGCGGCGACGATTGTGTCTGGGGCGGTGGCGGAGCGGATTAAGTTTGCGGCGTTTTTTCTGTTTAGTTTGCTGTTGGTGGGGTTAGCCTATCCGGTGACGGGGCATTGGATTTGGGGCGGGGGCTGGCTGAGCCAAGCGGGATTTTTTGATTTTGCAGGTTCTACTGTTGTCCATTCGGTCGGGGGCTGGGCGGCTTTGGTGGGGGCAATCATGCTGGGTCCTCGGATTGGTCGCTATCAGCAGGGCAAAAGTGTGGCGATGCCGGGGCACAATCTGGCGATTTCCACCTTGGGGGGGCTGATCCTCTGGCTGGGCTGGTTTGGGTTTAACCCCGGTTCCACCTTGGCGGCGGATGCGGCACAAATCGCCCATGTGACGCTCACGACCAATTTGGCGGGGTCGCTGGGGGGGATTGCGGCGGCTCTGACCTCGTGGATTTATTTCGGCAAGCCGGATTTATCCATGGTGATTAACGGGATTTTGGCGGGGTTGGTGGCGATTACGGCTCCGTGCGACTATGTGAATTTCACCAGTGCGGTGGTGATCGGTTTGGTGGCAGGGGTTTTGGTGGTGTTTTCTGTCAGTTTCATTGACAATCTGAAAATTGATGACCCGGTGGGGGCGGTGTCGGTACATCTGGTATGTGGGATTTGGGGCACCCTGGCGTTGGGCTTGTTTAGCGTTGGGAAGGGGGGCTATCCCTGGCTCGAGGAAGTGGAGATTGGCAGTGGGTTTTTGCTGACCGGCGATGCGACCCAACTGTTTCACCAAGTGACTGGGGTGGTGGCGGTGGGCATTTACACGGTGATCTTTAGCGTGCTTGCCTGGGGGCTGATCCGGGCGACGGCGGTGGGTCTGCGGGTGCCCCCGGAGGAGGAGTTGCGGGGGTTGGATTTGGGGGAACATGGCATGGAGGCGTACACGGGTTTTGCCAAGGAGTGA
- a CDS encoding ATP-dependent Clp protease ATP-binding subunit, which translates to MFERFTEKAIKVIMLAQEEARRLGHNFVGTEQILLGLIGEGTGVAAKVLKSMGVNLKDARIEVEKIIGRGSGFVAVEIPFTPRAKRVLELSLEEARQLGHNYIGTEHLLLGLIREGEGVAARVLENLGVDLSKVRTQVIRMLGETAEVTAGGGGGRTKTPTLDEFGTNLTQMAAEGKLDPVVGRQTEIERVIQILGRRTKNNPVLIGEPGVGKTAIAEGLAQRIANRDVPDILEDKRVVTLDIGLLVAGTKYRGEFEERLKKIMDEIRQAGNVILVIDEVHTLIGAGAAEGAIDAANILKPALARGELQCIGATTLDEYRKHIERDAALERRFQPVMVGEPSVEETIEILFGLRERYEQHHKLKITDEALRAAAKLADRYISDRYLPDKAIDLMDEAGSRVRLINSQLPPAAKELDKELRQILRQKDDAVRSQDFERAGELRDREIEIKAQIRAIAQSKKHEAQNGSGDSPMVTEEDIAQIVASWTGIPVSKLTETESERLLQMEDTLHQRIVGQEEAVRAISRAVRRARVGLKNPNRPIASFVFSGPTGVGKTELTKALAAYFFGSEDAMIRLDMSEYMERHTVSKLIGSPPGYVGYNEGGQLTEAVRRRPYTVVLFDEIEKAHPDVFNLLLQILEDGRLTDAKGRTVDFKNTLLVMTSNIGSKVIEKGGGGLGFEFSENQADSQYNRIRSLVNEELKQYFRPEFLNRIDEIIVFRQLTKEEVKQIADILLKEVFGRMAEQGITLQVTEAFKDRLVEEGYNPSYGARPLRRAIMRLLEDSLAEEVLSGRIREGDTATVDVDSETGQVRVIAESQRELLPQAAN; encoded by the coding sequence ATGTTTGAACGTTTCACAGAAAAAGCCATCAAAGTGATCATGCTTGCCCAGGAGGAGGCTCGTCGCCTGGGGCACAACTTTGTGGGCACCGAACAAATCCTATTGGGGCTGATCGGCGAGGGCACCGGGGTCGCCGCCAAGGTATTGAAATCGATGGGGGTCAACCTCAAGGATGCCCGGATTGAGGTGGAAAAGATCATTGGGCGGGGTTCGGGCTTCGTAGCGGTGGAAATCCCCTTCACGCCTCGGGCGAAACGGGTCTTGGAGCTTTCTTTGGAAGAGGCTCGCCAGTTGGGGCACAATTACATCGGCACGGAACACCTCCTGCTGGGGCTGATCCGGGAAGGGGAAGGGGTCGCCGCCCGGGTGTTGGAAAATCTGGGGGTTGACCTGTCCAAAGTCCGTACCCAGGTGATTCGGATGCTGGGGGAAACGGCGGAAGTGACCGCTGGCGGTGGGGGTGGGCGCACCAAAACCCCAACCCTGGACGAATTTGGCACCAATTTGACCCAGATGGCTGCCGAAGGCAAGCTCGACCCGGTGGTGGGGCGGCAAACGGAAATTGAACGGGTGATTCAGATTCTGGGGCGGCGCACCAAGAATAACCCGGTTCTGATCGGGGAACCGGGGGTGGGCAAGACCGCCATTGCCGAGGGTTTGGCGCAGCGGATTGCCAACCGGGATGTGCCGGATATTTTGGAAGACAAGCGGGTGGTGACCCTGGACATTGGCTTGCTGGTGGCGGGCACCAAGTACCGGGGGGAATTTGAGGAACGGTTGAAAAAAATCATGGACGAGATTCGCCAGGCGGGGAATGTGATCCTGGTGATTGATGAAGTCCATACCCTGATCGGGGCGGGAGCCGCTGAGGGGGCGATTGATGCCGCCAACATTCTCAAACCGGCGTTGGCTCGGGGGGAATTGCAGTGCATCGGGGCGACCACCTTGGATGAATACCGCAAGCACATCGAACGGGATGCGGCGTTGGAGCGGCGGTTCCAGCCGGTGATGGTGGGTGAGCCGTCCGTGGAGGAAACGATTGAAATTCTGTTTGGTCTGCGGGAGCGGTACGAACAGCACCACAAGCTAAAGATTACGGATGAGGCACTGCGGGCGGCGGCGAAATTGGCGGATCGCTACATTTCCGACCGGTATTTGCCGGACAAAGCCATTGACCTGATGGACGAGGCGGGTTCCCGGGTGCGGTTGATCAATTCCCAATTGCCCCCGGCGGCGAAGGAATTGGACAAGGAACTGCGCCAAATTCTGCGCCAAAAGGACGATGCGGTGCGGAGCCAGGACTTTGAGCGGGCCGGGGAACTGCGGGACCGGGAGATTGAAATCAAAGCCCAGATTCGTGCCATTGCCCAAAGCAAGAAGCATGAGGCGCAAAACGGCAGTGGGGACAGTCCGATGGTGACGGAGGAGGACATTGCCCAGATTGTGGCTTCCTGGACGGGCATCCCGGTGAGCAAGCTGACCGAAACCGAGTCCGAGCGGTTGCTCCAGATGGAGGACACCCTCCACCAGCGGATTGTGGGGCAAGAGGAGGCGGTGCGGGCGATTTCCCGGGCAGTACGTCGGGCACGGGTGGGGCTGAAAAATCCCAATCGTCCCATTGCCAGTTTTGTCTTCTCTGGACCCACGGGGGTCGGGAAAACCGAGTTGACCAAGGCGCTGGCGGCTTACTTCTTTGGTTCCGAGGATGCCATGATCCGCTTGGATATGTCCGAGTACATGGAGCGGCACACGGTTTCCAAGTTGATCGGTTCGCCGCCGGGGTATGTGGGGTACAACGAGGGCGGGCAGTTGACCGAAGCGGTGCGCCGTCGTCCCTACACGGTGGTGTTGTTTGACGAAATCGAAAAAGCCCACCCGGATGTGTTTAACCTGCTGTTGCAAATCCTGGAGGATGGGCGGTTGACCGATGCCAAGGGGCGGACGGTGGACTTCAAAAACACCCTCTTGGTGATGACTTCCAACATCGGCTCCAAGGTGATCGAAAAAGGTGGGGGTGGTCTGGGGTTTGAATTCAGCGAAAACCAGGCGGATTCCCAGTACAACCGGATTCGTTCCCTAGTGAATGAGGAGTTAAAGCAGTACTTCCGCCCCGAATTTTTGAACCGGATTGATGAGATCATCGTCTTCCGGCAACTGACCAAGGAGGAGGTGAAGCAGATTGCCGACATTCTGCTCAAGGAGGTGTTTGGGCGCATGGCTGAGCAAGGGATTACCCTGCAGGTGACGGAGGCGTTCAAGGACCGTCTGGTGGAAGAAGGCTACAACCCCTCCTACGGGGCACGTCCTTTGCGGCGAGCGATCATGCGCCTGCTGGAAGATTCCCTGGCGGAGGAAGTCCTGTCGGGACGGATTCGGGAGGGGGATACGGCGACGGTGGATGTGGACAGCGAAACCGGTCAGGTGCGGGTGATTGCGGAAAGTCAACGGGAATTACTCCCCCAAGCCGCCAATTAG
- the map gene encoding type I methionyl aminopeptidase, producing MNVFGSLSVPQRRPAVEPARPQQRPITIKSAREIEIMRVASRIVATVLREISELVKPGMTTLDLDRYAEQRIREMGATPSFKGYHGFPASICASVNQEVVHGIPSAKKVLKAGDVLKVDTGAYYQGFHGDSCITIAVQQVSPEAQRLMQCAEAALYKGIEQVKAGNTLLDIAGAIEDYVRAHGFRVVEDFTGHGVGRYLHEEPSVFNYRTNQLPNVKLRAGMTLAIEPIVNQGSAKTKILRDRWTAVTVDNKLSAQYEHTVLVTATGYEILTDRNF from the coding sequence ATGAATGTGTTTGGCTCGTTAAGTGTCCCACAGCGCCGTCCGGCGGTTGAACCTGCCCGTCCCCAACAGCGTCCGATTACGATCAAGTCTGCCCGGGAAATTGAGATTATGCGGGTGGCTTCCCGGATTGTGGCGACGGTTTTGCGGGAAATTAGCGAGTTGGTCAAACCGGGGATGACTACTTTGGATTTGGACCGCTACGCCGAACAGCGGATTCGGGAGATGGGAGCCACGCCCAGTTTTAAGGGGTATCATGGGTTTCCGGCTTCGATTTGCGCCAGTGTGAACCAGGAGGTGGTGCATGGCATTCCCAGTGCCAAAAAAGTGCTGAAGGCAGGGGATGTTTTGAAGGTGGATACCGGGGCATACTACCAGGGATTTCATGGGGATTCTTGTATAACAATCGCAGTACAGCAGGTCAGCCCGGAAGCCCAACGGTTGATGCAGTGTGCGGAAGCGGCTTTGTACAAGGGGATTGAGCAGGTCAAGGCGGGGAATACTCTACTTGACATTGCCGGGGCGATTGAGGACTATGTGCGGGCGCACGGGTTTCGGGTGGTGGAGGATTTTACGGGGCATGGGGTGGGGCGGTATCTGCACGAGGAACCATCGGTGTTTAACTATCGCACCAATCAATTGCCGAATGTGAAATTGCGGGCGGGGATGACCTTAGCGATTGAACCGATTGTGAATCAGGGTTCGGCGAAAACGAAGATTCTCCGGGATCGGTGGACGGCGGTGACGGTGGACAACAAACTATCGGCTCAGTATGAACATACGGTGTTGGTGACAGCAACGGGGTATGAGATTCTCACGGATCGCAATTTTTAG
- the psaC gene encoding photosystem I iron-sulfur center protein PsaC: MSHAVKIYDTCIGCTQCVRACPLDVLEMVPWDGCKAGQIASAPRTEDCVGCKRCETACPTDFLSIRVYLGAETTRSMGLAY; this comes from the coding sequence ATGTCCCACGCTGTAAAAATCTACGATACCTGCATCGGCTGTACTCAGTGTGTACGTGCGTGCCCCCTGGATGTGTTGGAAATGGTGCCCTGGGATGGTTGTAAAGCGGGGCAAATTGCCTCGGCTCCCCGCACGGAGGACTGTGTGGGTTGCAAACGCTGTGAAACCGCCTGCCCGACGGACTTTTTGAGCATTCGGGTCTATCTGGGAGCCGAAACCACCCGCAGTATGGGACTCGCCTATTAG
- a CDS encoding exonuclease SbcCD subunit D: MGIRILHISDIHLGSGQNHGRTNPLTGLNTRVEDFSRALQTAVDQALNLPVDVVLFTGDAFPDATPAPWIQELFAQQFLRLVAAQIPVLLLVGNHDQHTQGEGGASLSIYRALQVPGVLVGESLTTYTLETRNGPIQIVTLPWITRSMLLTKPETQGLSMNEINELLLTRLREVLAGEILNLDEHIPAILAAHVMADKALFGAERLLSAGKNLTVPLSLLAQPCFRYVALGHVHRHQVLCEKPPVVYAGSIERVDFSEEEEQKGYVLIDITPTETRFEFCPLPTRLMRTIRVDVTQSADPQTELLTRIQNTEITEGIVRLIYRLKAEQLPKINEAQIRSALATAHNYTLQPELVNEQPRQRVTQVDLSQVLDPMTVLEQYVRENEHLHPLKTDLLAAAQALLAGVEPEWTEAPPAIPTPETAQLPLSF; this comes from the coding sequence ATGGGGATTAGGATTCTGCATATTTCCGATATTCATTTAGGTAGCGGTCAAAATCATGGGCGTACCAACCCCCTGACGGGCTTAAATACCCGGGTGGAGGATTTTAGTCGGGCGTTGCAAACGGCGGTGGATCAGGCGTTGAACCTACCGGTGGATGTGGTTTTATTTACCGGCGATGCCTTTCCCGATGCTACCCCTGCCCCTTGGATTCAGGAGCTATTTGCCCAACAGTTTCTCCGGTTGGTGGCGGCGCAGATTCCGGTACTTTTGTTAGTCGGCAATCATGACCAACACACGCAAGGGGAGGGGGGGGCTTCCCTGTCCATTTATCGTGCCCTGCAAGTGCCGGGGGTGCTGGTGGGGGAATCCCTGACCACTTATACTCTGGAAACCCGTAATGGACCGATACAAATTGTGACTTTGCCCTGGATTACCCGCTCGATGCTGTTAACTAAACCGGAAACCCAAGGGCTATCCATGAATGAAATTAACGAGCTATTGCTCACCCGATTGCGGGAGGTTTTAGCGGGAGAAATCTTGAATTTAGACGAGCATATTCCTGCTATTTTAGCGGCGCATGTGATGGCGGATAAAGCCCTATTTGGAGCGGAACGACTCCTCTCGGCGGGGAAGAATTTAACCGTACCGTTGTCCCTCCTAGCCCAACCCTGTTTTCGCTATGTGGCGTTGGGTCATGTGCATCGCCATCAGGTGTTGTGTGAAAAGCCGCCGGTGGTTTATGCCGGGAGTATTGAACGGGTGGATTTCAGTGAAGAAGAGGAACAAAAAGGGTATGTTTTGATTGATATTACCCCCACAGAAACTCGCTTTGAATTTTGTCCTTTGCCCACCCGGTTGATGCGCACCATTCGGGTAGATGTGACCCAATCCGCTGACCCGCAAACGGAACTTTTAACCCGGATTCAAAACACAGAAATTACCGAGGGTATCGTCCGGCTCATTTATCGCCTCAAAGCGGAACAATTGCCCAAAATTAATGAAGCCCAAATTCGCTCCGCCCTAGCAACTGCCCATAACTACACCCTGCAACCGGAATTGGTTAACGAACAGCCCAGACAACGGGTAACCCAGGTGGATTTGAGTCAGGTGCTTGACCCGATGACGGTGCTGGAACAATACGTGCGGGAAAATGAACATTTGCATCCCCTCAAAACGGATTTACTGGCGGCGGCACAGGCGTTGTTAGCGGGCGTAGAACCGGAATGGACAGAGGCACCCCCAGCCATACCCACCCCGGAAACGGCGCAATTACCCCTCAGCTTTTGA